The DNA sequence AGAGCGTCTGCAGCTCTTGCTGTGATTTCATTGAGGAAGTCTGAGAACCGTGCCAGTGAATACGCTGGTCTTAAAGGGCACAAAATGCATGCTGTTCACCAAGGTGCATCActgaatattatatatatttaatctaATAAGGCGATTATAAGAATGAAGTAAACTGCCTTTGCTGAGCCGTTATCAAACCAAAGCTATTCTGTTACCTCTTGCGGTGTTTAAATAAGTTAACACGAAGCCTAAAAGTAAGGCAACAGCATTGAAACATCTTACTTATACTTTCGTAAGATAAAATTCAGCATTTAGCTTGCAAAGTGCTGAAGGGTGATTAAATATAGGCCTAGTTTTATATTTTAGGGGCTAGGTTCTGCTGGTGGAAAGAATGTTTGAAACGGTGAGCAAGATCGGCTgttaaaatcaaatcaaaaccaataataaataatagtaaGATACACAAGGCTGGTAACAAATCATGaataagagaaagagatagaaacACATTAATTTAAAAggattttgtatttattcaaagACAGACATCACTAAGACAACATGGGTTACTCAGCTAATTGGACCAACAGTAATTTCATGCATTCATATGAAATTCAATTCTATGGGAGGAAAGTAATTCACACATAACTAATCCTGCTTCTCTGGTGGGACAAGCAAGCTCGCCATGCTATAAACacaacatgtaaatatgtacaTTTCCCCCTTTCAAAAGGCCCGGCCAACAACTATCTTCACCGATGAAAAATAAACAGGTCAGCATTGACCAAATCAACCTCATTAAATAGCCAAACATTTAAATACGTTtacaaattaaattcaaaattacagtttctttttttttttcttttaaatcacaCAAAGAGCTTATCAGATGGCACTCAGAAACATGTCAAagttatcctagctgtcttcaTCCTAGTGGTCCGCGAAAGTTATCACCAAATCTAATTAAAGCGTGCAGGATGATGATCTACCAAGGTCTCCACATAGATTTTGGATACGATAAATATTGCAGACAGGACACATCCTGGATTTCCCCTTCGTGTATAGATAAGTTGCTTTGCTCGGAGTCCGTCTCCTCTAGATCCGAGCAGAGGTCGTCGGTAGAGGAGGACGGGGCCAGTGACAGGGCGGGGGAGCCCGGGCTGCAGGGGCTGGACCGGCCGCTCTCGGACCAAGTGCTGCTGCtactgttgctgctgttgttttggTGAGGGGGGCAGTCGGAGAATATGTCCGACATCCTCACTTGGCGTCGATCCTCGTCGTTCAACGGCATGCTCTCCAGGAGATGGTTGAGTAGATCTGCGGCGATTGCGGGGTCGATGCCCGGACAGTTGGACACGAAGCTGTGCACTTCGTGCATGCACTGGATGTAGCCCGCAGCGAACCTCTCTCGCGCCTCTCGGTTCACTACGTCCAGTTCTGAGGAGGATTGGAGAGAGTCTTTAAGTTATTTCAAACCCCCCAAAACAAACAGGGACGGTTGTGACATTATGATAGCAGTATAATAACATTGAAACACGAGTCGTACCCTGGGCTTGGCTCTGCAGAATATTCTCCACCCGTCTCACTGTCAGCTCCAACACCTCAGCGTTCTCCATCTTCGACTGCAActgggatgaatgaatgaatgaataaaaaaccAAACTAGGGAAATAATTCAAACCGATGAGGTTATAGTTACAACCCAACGTTTTGACTCCACATTCATTCGTTTTGATGGTGAAATAAAGGTCTATAACTATTTTGCCGGTTCTTACATCCGAGTCTGCCAGAGCTCTGAGTTCCTGCAAACTTTCATTGATGCGTGCCCGCCTCTGCCTCTCCACCAGAGGCTTCCGGATCTGGAACACAGGAAAAGTCAGCACACAATCATAACGTTGTAGCACTGGTAACAAGTTCTGTGCAGGGCTACcactgaatacacacacaaagacagacccacagacccccccacacacacacacacacacagcgacataCCTTCCGGTCCACTTTGAACTCTTTGGGCTTCTCGTCGCTCTCCGCTCCGTGTGCGTGTTGGGGAAAGGGGGCCATGTTGTCGCGAACACCCCGGCAAGGAACAACCACTGAACGGATCGTAAGGACACACAACCGTTAAAGTGTGTCAGTGGGGGCCGAGCAGATGGCCGGGGGTCCCAGCTGCCAGAGAAAAACGGTTTGCAGAGTAGGGAGGGTGggtggatgagggggggggggggctgctcgcCTTATCTCTCAGCTGAGAGCTGGGGTCGACAACACGCAGGCTAGCTggtagcctatatatatgtatggccCCTGATTTACATATGAATGGAGGAGCAAGGCTCCAGGGGAAGAGCGATGGCGCGGACTGGTCACAGAGcttccagccaatcacaggttGATACTTTTGTCTCGAGTGGAGCGCTGCTCCGCGGTTTGAAATGAAGAGAAGAGAGCTGAACGTTTATCAGGACGTGTAAAGAGAAAGCTTTGCATATTTTATGTGTGTCTGATACCCCCCAAAAGAGAATTTGAACAGATAAAGGGGaatatttaagggggggggggggggggggggggggatttttaCTTTATTTCATTTGTTATACACCAGTTTGTGAACTGTTTCAAACCAACCATAATCTCAAATGTGTCTacattttaatgaatgaaatcaatgattaaataatgtaataatcaATGTGGACGACTGGACTTTCATCAGGTGAATTAGTAAGGCTATTAAATGCAGTTCTCACGTTGCATCATTAGTCACCTTTCTGTAAGGCCTGTTTGGAAAGCAATCACCCTTTAACAATTAGGCGAGGGCTCAGCTACTTGGGTTTACATGGCTGGTGGTTTGCACATATCCTTGAGCAAATAGGATTTACCGTCCGTCTCTACAGTGATTAATGATTCATATTGTGAGTCGGCCCCATTGACAAATATCACAGCTATTTATCTCATACAAAACACTGCATGTACAAGATCGGAGTTACATAAACGAGTGAAGGGAACCCGGTCTTCCTCCTCGTTATTCTAGTAGTATTCTGAGTATTTGTCTTATAGCCCAACGCCTCCACCACATCTTTATAGTAGGCTAGATTTCTGGAGGCTCAATAAGGTCGATTATTTCGAATCATTATAACATTTCCGGATGATGGAAGTGTTAAGGAGCGAGGCAGACACATTAGGTTTCTTGATTTAAAAAAAGGCACGGAACGCACTACCATATCTGGAGATAACCTTCAAAATAAGAGACGTGATCAGCATCCATATCGATAATGCTCGTTTTTATACAGTAAGGATCAAACTTTAAAGGAATAATATAAGTTAAATAGCTCAGTGAAccaaattataataaaatagtAAGACAAAATTACatatcatttacatttaaatagaAAGTAACCTGGACgcgggcttttattttgacaggtGGATTCTCCAAGGAGCCCACACGCAGCTTGTTCGTCAGAGCGGACGCGGTGCTGAGGTCACACGGCGAGTGTAACATCGGCGGGGGCGAGATAGTGACACTGGTATATATTCATCCCGCCTGGGCCGATACGATCCACTGTACCAAACCCAGACACAATTATACAGATATCATGGTGAAGATCACGTTCCAAGCTGTGTCCGCACAGAAgccagagaaggagagcgatGAAGACAAGATACAGATTCCTCGGGCTCATGTGAGTTGACTAAATccgttgtttttatttgttgaagatgtatttttttgtaaataaatatCCTATTTAATTGGGGGAGAAATGCATTTGTTTAGTTTAGTCTAGTGCATTAATTGATCAATTATAGGTCTAACGTTAGGCTACTGCATGAGCGATTGGTTAAATGCAAAAACAGAATCCTGCAGATATTTAcacaattttttatttattttttccctaaATCACCTTGGATTGATTTAACCTTTATTGTTTTGAATGTCAGTATTCATTAGGCTTCAGGCTGCCATTTTAAATGTTGCTGTTAGACATTCGGTAAAAGACTATAATTCTCAAGAAATTCTACACTGATAACCTTGCAGAGATATCATTACAAACTTGCCAGCCGACACCGCCTGGGGTTGTTGTCATTACATCACCGTGTTTGGGTTTGCAGGGAACACTGCAGATGGGACGAACGCAACGTCTTTGTCTGCTGCGGGTCAAAAATAAAACGTGAACCGTTTAAACTTTAAGAATCGAGATAACGAATGCGGACATATATAAAAATGTGTCTCCGTTGTTATTTTGGTAGgcctattaattattttatcgTTATAGTAGGCTAATCAGGTGTTATAAAATTCCTGCTGTTGAATCCCATTGCAGGAATTGTCCAATATTATGAAGCTTAAAGCCATCGACAAGGCTAAGATTGTGTTGTAGTATATTTAAATCAATGTGTCTTGCTAATACTCTACGTATGGTTTCTGGAGGTGTTCCTAATTGGATTGCGGGTTAattaaagacatgcaatgggaTGTGTGGAATTATCATCTCACTAAGTCCACCCTgttcctgacacacacacacacacacacacacacacacacacacacacacacacacacacacacacacacacacacacacacacacacacacacacacacacacagacacacgcacacacagttgtcaagcgcacacccacacaatagATTTCAAGTGACGTATCCATCCGTGTGATTGGCAGGTGGTGGGCTAGGTGTCagacactgctgtgtgtgtgtgtgtgtgtgtgtgtgtgtgtgtgtgtgtgtgtgtgtgtatgtgtatgtgtgtgtatgtgtatgtgtatgtgtgtgtgtgtgtgtgtgtgtgtgtgtgtgtgtgaaggtgtattAATACACCCTCCCACGCGGCGGTGGTTCTCCTCGTACGCAATCGCTCTCATTTctcagctcccccccccgccccccccaaggCGCCGACGAGCATCGACAAATATGGAATGAGGAAGTAGGCGTCCCAGAATAGCCCGGCTGCCAGACAGACGCTCCAGCATCTTCGTCATCTTAGTCCCTGTTGTCGATTGCCTCAGAAGCTTTTAATAAAGCCGACACTCAAAACCACACAAATAAATCTGTGCGGGTGCAATCGCGTTCCTCTCCCTTCGACTTTCATTCCCGTTGTGAACCACCTTCTGATGATAGGCTGCTTGACGTTGTGACATGGGTGTGTCTAAATGGCGCCGTGTCTAAATGTCTGATGTGTCTAAATGTCTGATGTGTCTCTTGTTCGGTCCGCAGGAGGAACTGGTCCTTGCTCTCGGAGAGAAACCCAAGAGGTCCTACCTCAACGGGCTGTGCTGCCTCACCTTCGGCCTGGTGGTCTTCATGGCCGGCCTGGTGATGGCATCCATCTACGCCTACCGCTACTACTACGTGACGCAGGTGAGCGCACcaccgtgaccccccccccccctcagcgtTCTGCAGGAGGGCTTGCTCTGAAACTACAAGAAATGAATGATGAGGGATGAATGAATCGCCGGCAGCAGCATAAAAAAGAATCAATCAATAGAAAGCGAAAGGAGGTCAGTGTCAGGCAGTGGGCGAGGGAGAGGATGACTCACGGTGCTTCTCCCGGCTGTGCCCTCTCAGCAGATGCCCGAGGACAGCCTGTTCCACTGCCGGGTGGTGTACGAGGACGCCGTGTTCTCCCCCATGCGGGGCcgccaggagctggaggagaacctGGGCATCTACCTGGACGACAACTACGAGCAGATCAGCGTGCCCAGCCCCCGCTTCGGGGGCAGCGACCCCGCTGACATCATCCACGACTTCCACCGGGTAAGGTCACGGACAGAACGGACGGAAGgaaagatagacagatagacggatagacggatagatggacagaaggacagacagctggatagatagatagatgatatGTAAATATAGAGACGGACCGACAGCTGGATagatagacatacagacagatagatagatagatcgattgataaatagatggatggatagataaatagatagagatagagcgctagaaagagagaaagggagatacATGGATAGTTAGAAAGCAAGAGCGATAGAGGCTTTCTTCATCCCACTGAGAATAAAGGCGCGGCAGCAGCTGGGATAAAAAAGTGTTAAAAGAAAATATTAATACAGCAAGTGACATCAGACTGAAACAACCAGTGGGACCGAGGTATCAGAACAAGGTAGAACAGCAGCAGCGCTCGCTTTCAAGactcatgcgtgtgtgtgtgtgtttctcctcaGGGCCTGACGGCGTACCACGACCTCGCCCTGGACAAGTGTTACATCATCGAGCTCAACACCACACTGGTCATGCCCCCTCGGAGCCTCTGGGAGCTGCTCGTCAACGTCAAGGTGAGGCTGGCCCCCgcccccggagagagagagaggggaggggaggggggaggagagagggagagagccagagagccaagggtagggtgagagaggcagagggagggagagagagagagagagagagagagagagagagagagggagagggagaaagagagaggggggggggggatagcagtgaggatgagggggaggaggaggcagagggagattCAAGGgtaggatgagagagggagagagagagcggatgaGGACGACAGAGGGAGGACACGggggagaggtgaagagagTCAAGGGTAGGACGAGCGAGggtgagaaaaagaaagagaaagagaatgagagggacAAATTAGAGAGATGATGAGGATGACagtgggaagaggggggggggggaacgagaaagggagataaacagagagaaagaaatgggGAGAGAATGTACTCCTTGCTAGAATAcctcggggcggggggggggggaacctccTGTTTAGTAGAGCACCTTTGCCCGCGAGTCCAGTCAGTAACcctaggacgtgtgtgtgtgtgtgtgtgtgtgtgtgtgtgtgtgtgtgtgtgtgtgtgtgtgtgtgtgtgtgtgtgtgtgtgtgcagagaggGACGTACCTCCCCCAGACCTACATCAtccaggaggagatggtggtggcaGGGCGGGTGAGGAACATGAGGCAGCTGGGGCCCTTCATCCACCGACTCTGCTACGGCAAAGAGACCTACCGCCTGAGACGCCGCAGCCAGCACAAACgtgagtcaaacacacacacacacacacacacacacacacacacacacatgcacacaggaaaccagacacacatgaacacacaatgcCCTTATTTTATTCCTTCGCTTGCCGACAGTTGGCTCGTCACAAATCGCTCTACGTGAGGCGGTGTCCCCTCGTTAAAATGCGGCGCCAAAGGCCACCGcatcacgccccccccccccccccccccctcactgctaACATTAGTCAGTCTCTCGACATCGAGTCAAACCCTGcgtgacatccccccccccccccccttcttctgGGGGTGCCAACTTATTAGTTGAGAATCCCAGGAAGTCCATGGGTTTGGGGGGCAtctgctgtgagtgtgtgtgttggggagggagggagggagggagggagggaggggaggagggagggaggggaggaggtatgACAGTGTGCGAATAAATTATACAACCACCACCAATGAATAGGGGCTTCCTGCCTcgtgtgtgaaatgtgtgtgtgcttgacacGTGAGCCGCCCACAGAGTAGAATCCTCTTCTAAcagcgttagtgtgtgtgtgtgtgtgtgtgtgtgtgtgtgtgtgtgtgtgtgtgtgtgtgtgtgtgtgtgtgtgtgtgtgtgtgtgcgcgtgtgtgtgtgggcgcaagCTGGGAGCTTCTTGCTCTGTGACACCATGATTCACTCAACACACGCAACGTGGGTCCACACAGCTTAGAGGAGGTAGTGTTGCGTAGTAGCAAGGATCTGGCAGGCTCCTTGAGTTGTGTGACGAACAAGACCCACTTCCTTGGCGGTGCATATATGGGCGTATCGCTCTAATCGTCGATAAGAGGAGGGAACGTGACAACCTAGTGCGATATCATAACTAACATGTGACACACACGTGTGTCACATGTCACACACGTATATCAACTGTTATGTATGTCATTTATTATAGAGAATGATGCattgtttcttttttaattccAGGCATTGACCGGCGCGAGACTAAGCGATGCCACAGCATCCGTCACTTTGAGAACACGTTTGTGGTGGAGACGGTCATCTGCGACCGCTTTTAAACGGGGAGCCATCATGGAGTCCTCGACTGTCCAACTCTCAAGCCAATTGTTAAACCTTACCTCTTGAATTGTTTTGGCTTTCACTGCACTTTAAGGGCAACAATTTTTCCAACAGTCACAGGGTTATTActtgtgtttttctattcttatgattttttttctatttttcgttTCTGAAGTTGGATTTTTAATGCCCTCTCGTTGTTTGTGTTGGACGTTCATGTCTCGTGAATCCATCTGTATCTTTGAATCGTGTTAATGTATTGGGATATATCTGTAGCCTGGTCGGTCGTTCACAATGTTTTTCGTCTCCTGTTGGTGAAGTTCATTCTTTTATTTGACTAGTTAATATTGACTTGATTTGATTCAGAATTATTAACTAATCTCGTGAGCTCAGAGTTTGCTGCTTTGCACTGTGCACTCATGTGTGCAAACTGTATTGTTGAACAAAATAGCAAAGCATACCTCATGTCGTTGAAATGTAGTTCTCGTCcaaatgtatttacatttaaTTGTTCCTAAGCAATATCTACTGTAAATGGAATTTCTCCCGGTTTTCATATCGTTAAAAGCTTCGATTTTTTCAGAAATCGGTTTGTTTCGTTGTGTGATCCTTTCATTACCGGCCATTTATGTTCCTTTGGTATCTTCCACTTTCGTACTCGAGATATCTCATGGCTTTAGACTGTATCTAGAAGCAGTGCTTTTATTTGACAGGGCAAAGTACCAAAGTATGCAGGCAACGATGCTATGGAAAAGACTGAGACAAGAATGCTCTGTAGCTTAGAATGCTAGGTCGGAACAAAGGGTCTTTAGCTTCCTTCAtgtctctcttctcctgctCGTAACTCAAGTTAGTTCCTATAGCTGTGTCCAGTGTCTCCATCTTTAACTCGATCCATTCGTCCCACCTTTGAGAAGGTTTATTTCTACTGTAATATATGAGACCAGTCGTTGGTCTCTAGGGAAGAAGACCTGTGTGCTTCGTTTATTACCACAGCACACTTTCTTTGCCCTGCTGTATATCTACTTGTAATATCTCTAACCTTAACAATAAATTATCTAACATAACCATTTTGTGTCTGTCATTTGATATATGTGTTTATTATCACCTCTCCTTCATAGACACATCCGATTGGATGTTTAACGGAAAGTGTTCAACCGTTATGAATAGTTGTGATGTAATCAAATGGGATGTTTAACTGAAGTGTTAAACGTATGACCAGTTCAAGTTGTGTTAAATCTGACCACGGGGTGGCACTGTTACACCAGAGAAATAAAGACTCATTAACATAATGTTTTTGTTCGGTACGTTTAATACACTATTATATATCCGATATATTTATTTGCAGAAATACATGTCGACTTTTTAGAAGTTAGAAGCCTCCTTATAGTAACGTAATGCTGACAAAAGTATTTGCCTTTACAATTTGTCATAAACTTAGACCGTAGTCATATTGCACAATGCTTGGTCTTCCATTCAAAATCTATCAAACCATCATTTAATTGAGTCCTCTTGGAGTTTATTCAAGGACAACCAAGCAGGATATCGGCccataataaaacaaacaaatatttccAAGACATGTAAACaatttttcttcttcttaaaccatacaaatgtatatttttaatgTAATGTTGTAGAATATTATAATATCTCaacattagtagtagtagtctgattattacacacacacctaccatcCACTTTCAGGTCTCTTCCTCTGATCGATCGGCCCTGTCCCATCTTCTCAACGACAAGAGAAGCTTTGAGGAAGACTGTCGACGGAAATTCATGATACTCCTCACTTCTTTTGCGGCAAAGTAGTAGCAGGGGGCATCCAGACAGCAGGTGACGTTTGCCAGACACAGGGCCACCTGAAGGAACAGACTGACCTCAGTCTTGGTCCAGCAGTCCTGGATCACACCTTGATGCACCTGAAACAGCGAGTCCTGTTATCTTCAAGTGTGATGACCGTATAAacggtctaaccctaacccttagcctaaaaccaaaccctaaaatgtaattttaaacCCGAAAACAAACCCCGAAccatataaccctaaccccaggaaGTTACCCTACTCAAGCGGATGTGTAGCAGCAGCGAAGAACAGCTACATGCCTTCATCTTCCTAGATGTATTTGGTTCCTTTCTATATGATATAATAGTCACCTTTTCCCCCCTGCCCCTACCAATCCTCTCTAGGCCCAATGTTTCTTCCAAAACTATGCTTAAATTCAGTCCATCTAACAGGATTATCTTCAGAAATGGATCATTGGATCTTTGGATGTTTTATTTCCAGACCACATTGCGAATCGTGAAGTAATTGATGTGAGCGATGTGACAGATGTTTGCGTTGTGATTGACGTCAGTGATTGTGAGAGATATGAATGATACGAGCGAGGTGGGTGATGCGCCCCTCACCAGGAACTGCAGCAATATGGCAAGGTGGCTGGGGGTGAAGGGGAGCAGGAAGGCCCACATGCTGCTGTAGATGACCCGAATGGAGAGCAGTTTCTTGGCACTCAACTCGTCAGACTGCTTTCTCAGCTCGTCGGACAGCTCTCTCAGCTCGTCGTTCAGGCTCCCCGCGGACCGCACGGAGCAGAAGACGATCACCAGTGCCGGGAGGACGTAGCCGAGCACCTCCAGGCACACGATGATAGCAGGGCTCCACACCTTCGACGAGAAACCGTGGAAGCAGTGGAAGTCTTCGCGGCCTGGATCGCGGAAGCCGTagatcagggaggggggggccagCACGGCCAACCAGACCGCCACGCAGGCGAAGACCGCGTGACGTCTGGACTTGTCTCTAATCACGGGCGAGGTAGGCTTCCTGAATTTGAAAAGGTGGCAGATGCCAAGCCAGCGGTCCACGGCGATGCAGGCGATGGTGTAGACGCTGCCGTACATCCCGATGAAATAAAGGCTCTCCAGGAAGGAGCAGAGACCCTTGCTCTGCGCGGTCCACCTGTGGTTGGTGGCGTGCATCTTGAAGGGCAACGGGACAAGCAGAATCAGGTCCATGAGGACCAGGTTGGTGAAGTAGATGGTGGACACCCTCCACTCGATTTTGAAGCAAAACACGAACAGGGCCCACCCGTTGACCGCCACCCCGCAGAGGAAGATGGGGACGTAGAAAACTAACTCCAGGGTCTTCATCAGGTGGTCCACCTCTTCGAAGGAACAGTTGGATGTTGTGCTGTTCGACACATAACACAAAACGGGTATGAGTTGATTTAATCAGCAGAGGCATGATTTTATCTACTTTCTTTCATGgtaacccaaacacacacaatacaaaataCACCCATCTTTAGTGTACCCATCCTTTAGTAGTTTATCTTTCGCTTCACCGTCACCCTGAACCTCTCTGATAGGGTACATTTGCAGTGAATTTTTTATCTGTTAGGGATGGAATGATGTTATTGTCACTCACAACTATAGAAAGACGTCTGGATTTATTGGTATTGGGTTCATTTAGCTGTCACCCCATGTGAGTCATCTCACCTCATGCAGGCAACCCGTGAGCATCAGACTTTTTTTTGTCTGGGTGTCAAAGCCTCTCTTCTGTTTCTTTTCAACCACAACATCCTGAGCATGGCAGGCTGTCGCGCATGGCAGGCATGCCTGCCGATTTCTTTCATTTTACTTTGATAGTCCTGAGATAGACATTGATAAATTGTGTTGGGTGTCAATTACAACACCATTGCTAAACCAGTTATGTTATTCAGTTGAATCTGCATATTTTAATAATGGGCTCACAGTCACATGTCACATCGTTGGAGGTTAGCTCAAAACAATGATGCGCTATTATGCAAAGGCTTACGTTTGTACCATAAGTTCCTTATTTTGACCAGATGACGCAGCACAGCTTGAGTGTGACAGATCTGCACTCAAATAATCACGCAATCAGTATGGTTTCTTGGTTGCTGTTGGCTATATCCCAGACGGCCTCAAAGCACTTGGTCAGTTTAATGAGGCCAGTGCAATGGAAAACAAAATCCTCATCATCTCCTATTGTTGCAAACAGTGTCTTAATGTTGATGGGTGATATAGAGGGCGACTAAACGGTTTCTATATTATAAGTGCTACACAATCTTGCCTGTGCTCAGGGCTCCCTGCACATCAAGAACATTACCCCACACAACCTGGCAAAATATTCCAACATTATTAATTCACTTATATACATGATAGACATTTGTGTGAATAGATCTTGAAACTCTGGCATACAAACAAGCATGAACATAGTTTGGGAATGATTTATTGGGATATTCCACATGGATGTCAAACAATTTAAGCAACATTGTTATCACTATGGGTGATAGTGTTGTTCAGGGCCAATGTGGAACATAGCACTATTAAAAACAGCAAACATACAGACCACAAATAGACgggaagaaaataaatcataaaaggTGCAGACTTATATTACTCTACCTTTCCTACCATCCCCTTTTTACATCCCATGAATAAAGAAGAGTTGTTTGTCTTATTGCGTTGAGGTTGGAGAATTGACTCCGGCTAAGTAAGAAGCAGAAACAGACTAAGAACATGGTTGTTATGTCTCCACTAGGCCAACAAAGTCCCACACTTTCTACGGTGCAGCTAACTGAAACAAGCGCACAAAAACACGACACCCTGCGCTATGATATAAATGTACAGCTtctacacacattaaaaaaacgTAAACAAAGCTATATGCACTTTTAAGAGGCGTTGCGtcaccaacagcaacaaaaaaacaacaaagctcaaccaaaagagaaagagaagcaaTAACATGTTGAATTACACTGGAAGACCCCGCCAGTATTTCATATGGTATCAGCATGGTACCTCTACTGATATGCCTTTACCAATACCTATTCAATGTACCATTTACATTTGACTGCCTACACACTATTCTCCCATTTGATATATGTTTATTGTACACTTAACATTAAACCTTAAATAGTTCCATTTACTCATTTAAAGCGGACAGAATTGTTATGGAGTGTGAAAAGTAGTTGATATTTTAAATCTTACTTGTTCATGGTAAAGGTGCCAGCCACTTTAGTATTTTACATCCAGAGTGAGACAAAACAAACTTTCGGGGGAGAGAGTGAagaccgagagacagaaagaaagagagagagagacaaagacagagagagagagagagagagagagagagagggaatcacagacacgcaccaccaacacagacacacagacagagagagagaggaagttgTCAAAAGAAGAAGCTAAGAGAATGTGATGGAGTCACAGCTGTACAttggagacacacaaacagaaacgcATTGATGCTCTGAAACCCACAGCCACAACCAAGTTCAcagacacgtgcgcacacacacacacacacacacacccacacaaacaaacacactatgATGCGGTGAACTTTCGGAGGGTGATGACAATGAGTGCCAGGAGGACCGAAGCTCCGAGGAAGACGGCGATCACGATGGCTGTGATGGCCCCTAGCCCGAGGACCCCtgcagagacacgcacacaaaggaaagaacacacgcacgcacacac is a window from the Gadus chalcogrammus isolate NIFS_2021 chromosome 8, NIFS_Gcha_1.0, whole genome shotgun sequence genome containing:
- the hes6 gene encoding transcription cofactor HES-6; the protein is MAPFPQHAHGAESDEKPKEFKVDRKIRKPLVERQRRARINESLQELRALADSDLQSKMENAEVLELTVRRVENILQSQAQELDVVNREARERFAAGYIQCMHEVHSFVSNCPGIDPAIAADLLNHLLESMPLNDEDRRQVRMSDIFSDCPPHQNNSSNSSSSTWSESGRSSPCSPGSPALSLAPSSSTDDLCSDLEETDSEQSNLSIHEGEIQDVSCLQYLSYPKSMWRPW
- the itm2cb gene encoding integral membrane protein 2Cb isoform X1 translates to MVKITFQAVSAQKPEKESDEDKIQIPRAHEELVLALGEKPKRSYLNGLCCLTFGLVVFMAGLVMASIYAYRYYYVTQQMPEDSLFHCRVVYEDAVFSPMRGRQELEENLGIYLDDNYEQISVPSPRFGGSDPADIIHDFHRGLTAYHDLALDKCYIIELNTTLVMPPRSLWELLVNVKRGTYLPQTYIIQEEMVVAGRVRNMRQLGPFIHRLCYGKETYRLRRRSQHKRIDRRETKRCHSIRHFENTFVVETVICDRF
- the itm2cb gene encoding integral membrane protein 2Cb isoform X2, which codes for MVKITFQAVSAQKPEKESDEDKIQIPRAHEELVLALGEKPKRSYLNGLCCLTFGLVVFMAGLVMASIYAYRYYYVTQMPEDSLFHCRVVYEDAVFSPMRGRQELEENLGIYLDDNYEQISVPSPRFGGSDPADIIHDFHRGLTAYHDLALDKCYIIELNTTLVMPPRSLWELLVNVKRGTYLPQTYIIQEEMVVAGRVRNMRQLGPFIHRLCYGKETYRLRRRSQHKRIDRRETKRCHSIRHFENTFVVETVICDRF
- the LOC130388202 gene encoding G-protein coupled receptor 55 translates to MNNTTSNCSFEEVDHLMKTLELVFYVPIFLCGVAVNGWALFVFCFKIEWRVSTIYFTNLVLMDLILLVPLPFKMHATNHRWTAQSKGLCSFLESLYFIGMYGSVYTIACIAVDRWLGICHLFKFRKPTSPVIRDKSRRHAVFACVAVWLAVLAPPSLIYGFRDPGREDFHCFHGFSSKVWSPAIIVCLEVLGYVLPALVIVFCSVRSAGSLNDELRELSDELRKQSDELSAKKLLSIRVIYSSMWAFLLPFTPSHLAILLQFLVHQGVIQDCWTKTEVSLFLQVALCLANVTCCLDAPCYYFAAKEVRSIMNFRRQSSSKLLLSLRRWDRADRSEEET